A genomic region of Amblyraja radiata isolate CabotCenter1 chromosome 16, sAmbRad1.1.pri, whole genome shotgun sequence contains the following coding sequences:
- the LOC116982124 gene encoding gastrula zinc finger protein XlCGF57.1-like yields MEDHMTGHNKEKRYECDVCGKAWQSPSLLEIHQRVHTGERPFNCSECGKSFSRYENMQRHNRVHSGERPFTCSDCGKSFKILNNLKVHRRVHTGEKPYSCSTCGKSFTRLYGLQVHRRVHSSELPFTCSDCGKGFKSSPDLKVHRRLHTGERPYTCSECGKDFTRFRNLLGHQRTHTGERPYTCTQCGKGFTHSTSLLSHQRTHTGERPYTCSDCGKGFTRSDSLLYHQRTHTGERPYTCAQCGKGFTKSSGLLSHQRIHTGERPHTCAQCGKGFTRSDSLLSHQRTHTGERPYTCTQCGKGFTHSTSLLSHQCIHTGERPHTCAQCGKGFTRFTGLLSHQRTHTGECPYTCAQCGKGFTQSSSLLEHQRTHTRERPFTCAQCGKGFTRSTHLLNHQHTHTGERPYTCAQCGKGFTQSSHLLKHQRTHTGERSYTCTQCGKGFTSSYKLLSHQRLHAGDRPVPSPVCGERFPMVSHVLSYQRVHTSRQPYDCPYCGEAFDSSRALRQHRRTHASEQLHAL; encoded by the coding sequence atggaggaccacatgacggggcacaacaaggagaagcgttatgagtgcgacgtgtgtggcaaggcctggcagagcccgagcCTGCTGGagatccaccagcgggtgcacacgggagaacgccccttcaactgctcggagtgcggcaagagcttctccCGCTATGAAAACATGCAGcggcacaaccgcgtgcactctggcgagaggcccttcacctgctccgactgcggcaagagcttcaagatttTAAATAACCTGAAGGTGcatcggcgggtgcacacgggcgagaagccctatagtTGCTCtacctgtggcaagagctttacccGGTTGTATGGGCTGCAGGTGcatcggcgggtgcacagcagtgagctgcccttcacctgctctgactgcggaaaaggcttcaagtcgtcgccggacctgaaggtgcacaggcgcctgcacaccggggagcggccctatacCTGCAGCGAatgcggcaaggacttcacccgCTTCAGAAACCTGCTGGGGCAtcaacgcacccacaccggcgagcgtccctacacctgcacccagtgcggtaagggcttcacccactccaccagcctgctgtcccaccagcgcacccacaccggagagcggccctacacctgcagcgactgcggcaagggcttcacccgctccgacagcctgttgtaccaccagcgcacccacaccggcgagcgcccctacacctgcgcccagtgtggcaagggcttcactaaGTCCAGCGgcttgctgtcccaccagcgcatccacaccggcgagcgcccccacacctgcgcccagtgcggcaagggcttcacccgctctgacagcctgctgtcccaccagcgcacccacacaggcgagcgtccctacacctgcacccagtgcggcaaaggcttcacccactccaccaGCCTACTGTCCCACCAgtgcatccacaccggcgagcgcccccacacctgcgcccagtgtggcaagggcttcacccgcttcaCCGGGCTGctatcccaccagcgcacccacaccggcgagtgcccctacacctgcgcccagtgcggcaagggcttcactcagtccagcagcctgctggagcaccagcgcacccacacccgcGAACGCCCCtttacctgcgcccagtgcggcaagggcttcacccgctccacccatctgctgaaccaccagcacacccacaccggcgagcgcccctacacctgcgcccagtgtggcaagggcttcacccaatccagtcacctgctgaagcaccagcgcacccacactggcgagcgttcctacacctgcacccaatgcggcaagggcttcaccagctcctacaagctgctgtcccaccagcggctgcacgccggcgaccgtcccgtccccagcccggtgtgtggagagcgctttcccATGGTCTCCCATGTTCTGTCttaccagcgcgtgcacaccagtcgccagccctacgactgcccatactgtggtgaggcgtttgacagctcgcgggcgttgcggcagcaccggcgaacCCACGCCAGCGAGCAGCTGCACGCACTGTGA